In one Musa acuminata AAA Group cultivar baxijiao chromosome BXJ2-5, Cavendish_Baxijiao_AAA, whole genome shotgun sequence genomic region, the following are encoded:
- the LOC135612980 gene encoding pentatricopeptide repeat-containing protein At1g09900-like, with amino-acid sequence MDLLTSSSVPLRSPFRTAISDSHPCRCLLLPLRRTPPAVISSFAIPTAPRRHRHRARTRSLHAAPARRTHRPSDPANDRLRRVVRLGELDEGLRLLEAMPGRGEVPDIIPCTSLIRGFCRLGRTRSAARVLDLLESSGAAPDVITYNVMIAGYCKSGVPDAALRLLRRMTVPPDVVTYNTIFQSLCERGRLTKALELLDSMLQRGCAPDVFTYTILIEAACKESGVGQAMKLLDEMRAKGCTPDVVTYNVLINGICKEGRLDEAIEFLSGMQSYGCNPNVISHNIILRSMCSTGRWMDAEKLLADMIHKGCSPSVVTFNILINFLCRKGLLARAIDVLEKMPEHGCTPNSMSYNPVLHGFCKEKKMDRALEYLDKMVSRGCYPDIVTYNTLLTALCKDGKVEVALEMLQQLGGKGCSPVLITYNTVIDGLSKVGNTSKALELLKEMMQKGLHPDVITYSSLVAGLSREGRINEAINIFQDLQKMGTRPNANIYNSIILGLCKVQQTVRAIDFFAYMVSNGCMPTESTYTILIEGLAYEGMTTEALELLGELCSRGVVKKNNSMENVVAKI; translated from the coding sequence ATGGATCTGttgacctcttcctccgttcCCCTTCGTAGCCCCTTTCGAACCGCCATTAGCGACTCCCACCCTTGTCGCTGCCTCCTCCTCCCACTTCGACGAACGCCTCCCGCCGTCATTTCTTCCTTTGCTATCCCCACTGCGCCGCGTAGACACCGCCACCGTGCTCGGACTCGGTCCCTCCATGCCGCCCCCGCCAGGCGCACCCACCGCCCGTCCGACCCCGCCAACGACCGTCTCCGCCGCGTCGTTCGGCTCGGCGAGCTCGACGAGGGCCTTCGCCTCCTCGAGGCCATGCCCGGCCGCGGCGAGGTCCCCGATATCATCCCCTGCACCAGCCTCATCCGCGGCTTCTGCCGCCTCGGCCGCACCCGCAGCGCCGCCCGCGTCCTCGACCTCCTCGAGTCCTCCGGCGCCGCCCCCGACGTCATCACCTACAACGTCATGATCGCGGGGTACTGCAAGTCCGGCGTGCCCGACGCCGCTCTCCGCCTCCTCCGCCGCATGACCGTCCCGCCCGACGTCGTTACCTACAACACCATCTTTCAGTCTCTCTGCGAGCGGGGCCGCCTCACGAAGGCGCTCGAGTTGCTCGACAGTATGCTTCAGCGGGGCTGCGCTCCTGACGTCTTCACCTACACCATTCTAATTGAGGCTGCCTGTAAGGAGAGCGGCGTCGGGCAGGCGATGAAGCTCCTGGATGAGATGCGGGCCAAGGGATGCACCCCGGATGTGGTCACGTACAACGTCCTCATAAATGGGATCTGCAAGGAGGGTAGGCTGGATGAGGCGATCGAGTTCTTGAGTGGCATGCAGTCGTACGGCTGCAACCCGAATGTCATATCCCATAACATTATCCTGAGGAGCATGTGCAGCACAGGCCGGTGGATGGACGCCGAGAAGCTGTTGGCAGATATGATCCACAAGGGTTGCTCGCCAAGTGTCGTGACCTTCAACATCCTTATCAACTTCTTGTGCCGGAAAGGGCTGTTGGCCCGTGCCATCGATGTGTTGGAGAAGATGCCCGAGCATGGGTGCACGCCCAATTCGATGAGCTATAACCCGGTGCTTCACGGGTTCTGCAAGGAGAAGAAGATGGACAGAGCACTAGAGTACTTGGATAAAATGGTCTCGAGAGGGTGTTACCCAGATATAGTGACATATAACACTTTGCTTACTGCATTGTGCAAGGATGGCAAGGTTGAGGTTGCTCTCGAGATGCTTCAGCAACTAGGAGGCAAGGGATGTTCCCCTGTCTTGATTACATATAACACGGTCATCGATGGGCTGTCGAAGGTTGGGAATACATCGAAAGCACTGGAGCTTTTGAAGGAGATGATGCAGAAGGGGCTTCATCCCGACGTAATTACTTATTCCTCACTAGTTGCTGGTCTTAGTAGAGAAGGTAGAATCAATGAAGCAATCAACATATTTCAGGACTTGCAGAAGATGGGGACCAGACCCAATGCCAATATATACAACTCGATCATTTTGGGACTTTGTAAAGTTCAGCAGACGGTTCGAGCTATCGATTTCTTTGCTTATATGGTTTCGAACGGGTGCATGCCTACTGAATCAACCTACACTATCCTTATCGAGGGATTAGCTTATGAAGGAATGACCACTGAGGCTTTGGAGTTACTTGGTGAATTATGTTCTAGAGGAGTCGTCAAGAAGAACAACTCCATGGAAAATGTGGTTGCGAAAATATAG